Proteins encoded in a region of the Epinephelus lanceolatus isolate andai-2023 chromosome 20, ASM4190304v1, whole genome shotgun sequence genome:
- the cbln2b gene encoding cerebellin-2b — MVPARCPGPCAMLALVLLLGCGVAFCLGQNDTEPIVLEGKCLVVCDSNPSSDGAVTSSLGISVRSAGAKVAFSAVRGTNHEPSEMSNTSMTIYFDQVLVNIGNHFDLKASVFQAPRRGIYSFSFHVVKVYNRQTIQVNLMQNDYPVISAFAGDQDVTREAASNGVLLMVEREDRVYLKLERGTLMGGWKYSTFSGFLVFPL, encoded by the exons ATGGTGCCCGCGCGCTGCCCGGGACCCTGTGCCATGCTGGCACTGGTCCTCCTCTTGGGATGCGGCGTGGCTTTCTGCCTCGGCCAGAACGACACGGAGCCCATCGTGCTCGAAGGGAAGTGTCTTGTGGTGTGCGACTCGAACCCTTCTTCTGATGGAGCGGTCACCTCCTCGCTTGGCATTTCAGTCCGCTCCGCTGGGGCAAAGGTGGCTTTTTCCGCCGTGCGTGGAACCAACCACGAGCCGTCAGAGATGAGCAACACGTCTATGACCATCTACTTTGACCAG GTTTTAGTGAACATCGGCAACCATTTCGATCTCAAAGCAAGTGTTTTCCAGGCTCCAAGGAGGGGGATATATAGTTTCAGCTTTCACGTGGTGAAGGTCTACAACAGACAAACCATACAG gTGAACCTGATGCAGAATGATTATCCCGTTATATCAGCATTCGCCGGTGACCAGGACGTAACGAGAGAGGCGGCCAGCAACGGAGTACTGCTGATGGTTGAACGGGAGGACCGCGTCTATCTGAAGCTGGAACGGGGCACCTTAATGGGCGGATGGAAATACTCCACCTTCTCAGGCTTTCTAGTCTTTCCTCTATAA